The segment ATGAAACTGTAAACTctcaaaatttgtaaaataaaaaaataaaaacaattgttGAATCATTTACTAAATCGCCTACAGTTCCTAAAATCTCAGGGCCGGCCCCTTGTTGTAGAGATGTTTACTGAGATAAGGCGTGGATGTATGTATCCTCTTGTGCTTGTTAGCTTTTTGTATTTAGTCAAAAAAGACTGACGCATGATGAGAACGTTTTGCAATTTTCAGTTTCAGTTGATGAGATGGGTAGTTCAAGCTACTTCCCACCGGACGTGGTATTCTTCGTTCAAGGCAGACCAATCGAAGCGCACAGGGCTATCTTAAGCGCTCGGTCTCCGTTCTTCAAGCAGAAGTTTGAGAACGAGTGGAAAGAGCGGATAGAAGTCAGGTTCTCCAAAGAGAAGCTTTCGTATCCTGCTCTCTCTAGCCTCATCCACTTCTTCTACTCTGATAGGCTGGAGATATCGGTCGACGACATGGAAGATCTGGTTAGGATCTGCAGAGTCTGCAGATGCGAGTCGCTGCAGAAGATCGTCGAGAAGGAGCTGATTCACCAGAGATACGCCGAGTACAAGACGCATAGGGATCTTGATAGCTCCATGAAACGGTTTATCTTGCAGGGTGTATCCCTTCCAGAGGAAGACAGGCTTCCTGCTTCCTTGCGTAGGATTCTTGGAGTGGATAGCCTTGCTGATGTTTGTGTTAGAGTAGATAGAAGGAGTTATTATTGCCATCAAGTGATACTAGCGTCGAGGTCAGAGTACTTCAGAGCGAGGTTGTCCCGAGTTAATGATTTTCACGAGGGCAAGAATGGTTTTCCGGGTCTTCCGTTTCTAGAAGAACATGATTTGAGCGCAGAGGCTTTCGAGAAGATGATTGAGTATATGTACACTGATGGCTTGAAGGAGATCAGTCCAGATcaggttttaaaaaaaaacttgtttgcGCCATTTTGGTAAAATTTGGAAAGtgtgtttaaatttttgatagTTTGTTCGTTTTGCAGGCTGAGGAGATCTTTGATGTTGCATCTCGCTACTTACTGTTTCCTCTTAAACGTGCTGTTGCTGACGCCTTGTTGCCTCACTTGGAATCTGCCACACCTGCTGAGCTCTGTCATTGGCTTGTTTTGTCTGATATGTatgatttttcttcttgtttattAAAGTTTGTTCACTACTAGTTGTGGGAGTTAAAAACATCGTGTCTCTATGTCTATAGTTTCATGCGTGAAGCTCGTTTTGATGATATTGATTCTAGTGGATTCGTATTTGAATGGTATAGGTACGGCGTGTTGAAGATAAGAGAGTACTGTCTAGACTTGGTTGCTTGTAATTTCGAGGCGTTTGTGGAAACCAGAGAGTTCAGGGCAATGCTATTAACGTTGCCTCCACCGTCAGGGGACTCTTCGCTTCGAACCACTGTTCCCAGTGCACCAGGTGCAACGATGACGGCAGACCAAGGGAATGTGCTCGATGATCTGAGAGAGAAGTGGCTTGAAGCAGAGGCTTTAGAGCTTGACATGAGAGACGAGAGTGCTTTGGTTTTCGATAAGCGCCTCAGAATGCTTGTGGAAATGGCCGAGCAAGAGAGATCAGAGTCAGAAGCTGAGGACAACTAAGACACCGGTCCTCCTTAAGAGTCTGGTGGAGACAAGTTTTGAGtctgttttgttttcatatacAGTATATACTTTCACTTACTTTCTCAGAATCTTATATAGAACCTTTCAAGTATTTCTTTACACAAACAATCAAACATACTATTAGATGTTGATAATATAATTTCGTTCTCTTGTCTCTTTAGTCTCTGATTTGATTTCTCATTTA is part of the Raphanus sativus cultivar WK10039 chromosome 5, ASM80110v3, whole genome shotgun sequence genome and harbors:
- the LOC108856487 gene encoding BTB/POZ domain-containing protein At2g04740, which encodes MENSPSWTLESDLEDLDIDLQDYGPSLPPKRVPNGDIFEASRAGDVDRLRYLLETGVNVNARDRWDSVALYYACLTGRLDAARLLLENGAICSEHTFDGDRCHYASLNLRIRKLLKAFEARPPPLAPLQASLRDTFLGCRHNRAYLKQDSDANVDVSVSVDEMGSSSYFPPDVVFFVQGRPIEAHRAILSARSPFFKQKFENEWKERIEVRFSKEKLSYPALSSLIHFFYSDRLEISVDDMEDLVRICRVCRCESLQKIVEKELIHQRYAEYKTHRDLDSSMKRFILQGVSLPEEDRLPASLRRILGVDSLADVCVRVDRRSYYCHQVILASRSEYFRARLSRVNDFHEGKNGFPGLPFLEEHDLSAEAFEKMIEYMYTDGLKEISPDQAEEIFDVASRYLLFPLKRAVADALLPHLESATPAELCHWLVLSDMYGVLKIREYCLDLVACNFEAFVETREFRAMLLTLPPPSGDSSLRTTVPSAPGATMTADQGNVLDDLREKWLEAEALELDMRDESALVFDKRLRMLVEMAEQERSESEAEDN